The following coding sequences lie in one Deltaproteobacteria bacterium genomic window:
- a CDS encoding type II toxin-antitoxin system HicB family antitoxin → MVREFNVVIERDEDGYFVATVPALRGCHTQAKSLDVLMKRIREAIELCLEVEEPTTTEFVGVQRVAV, encoded by the coding sequence TGGTCCGTGAGTTCAATGTAGTTATCGAAAGGGATGAAGACGGATACTTCGTGGCGACGGTTCCGGCTCTTCGCGGTTGCCATACACAGGCGAAGTCACTCGATGTCTTGATGAAGCGGATTAGGGAAGCGATTGAACTTTGCCTTGAAGTTGAGGAGCCTACAACCACAGAATTCGTGGGCGTCCAGCGCGTGGCGGTTTGA